The Syntrophorhabdus sp. region CGGGGCTCGAAGAGATGTTCATGAAGCCCCTCAAGGCGGAAGGGTTGATGGGGGAACTGGAGAAGTCCGCGGCGGGCAGGGATTGGCTGGCCGAGATGGAGAAGGCCCGTTATCCATGGTTCTACATATCCACCGGAACGGGGTGGTATCATCACCACATCTCCTGGAACGATAATCTTGACATTCCCTTCGACGCCATCAGGATGCATATCACGAGTCTCAAGGAAGGAAAGGAGGTCGGGCGCCCGACGGAAAAGCTCGTGAAGGAGCGCGACAGGATAGTCGAGGAATACAGGAAACTGATAAAAACTGACGACGACCGGGAGGCCTTCGAGCAGTCGCTGGCGGTCGCGAGAACCGTTTTCCCCTATGTCGAGGACCATTTGTTCTACATCGAACACTGGTTCCACAGCATCTTCTGGGGGAAGGTGCGCCAGATCGGGAGGATCCTGCAAAAGGAAGGTTTTATCGGGGACGTCGAGGATATCTGGTACCTGAAAAGGGACGAGATAAAACAGGCCCTGTGGGACTACTGCACGGCATGGGCTACCGGTGTCAAGCCAAGGGGACCTTCGTATTGGCCGAAGGAGGTTTCATGGAGGAAGGAGGTCTATAAGAAGTTCAGAGAGTGGGTTCCTCCACCGGCACTCGGGGTACCGCCCGACGTCGTGACGGAGCCTTTCACCATAGTGCTTTGGGGTGTGACCACGGACGTGTTGGGCGAATGGCTCAAGGGCGGGAGCGACGGAGAAGAGGAAGTGAGGGAGTTCAAGGGTTCGCCCGGTTCTTCCGGTCTGGTGGAGGGAAGGGCGCGGGTTCTCAGGAACGTTTCGGAACTCTCCGATCTCAAGGAGGGGGAGATCCTTGTTGCCACCACCACATCGCCAAGCTGGGCGCCGGCCTTCGTGAAGATAGCTGGCGCCGTGACCGATGTCGGAGGGCCCATGTGCCACGCGGCGATAGTCTGCAGGGAATACGGTCTTCCCACGGTGGTGGGGACAGGAAAGGCGACCCACCTCATCAAGACGGGAGACCTCATCAGGATAGACGGCGACAGCGGTGTTGTGACCATTCTTGAGAAAGCTTGACGGG contains the following coding sequences:
- a CDS encoding PEP-utilizing enzyme, mobile region, which produces MAATTFMDPHDVPVITGTQGWERMYPYQYQFSKDDPERESFESSQIWYYDGLHYPEPHYPFDLIWDEAWSLALSQYNTRHFIIPPAMGIDHRIVNGYVYITPVGIADQEVVAKRVPHFLERAGYYYQNWDRLYENWKKKVTALIEELDALDFSELPEMEDISVVTEGVGRGRGFDLLKKYDDLINMGLLNWQYHFEFLNLGYAAYVTFINTTNQIFPGIPMSTLTKMVSGIDVVMYKPDSELIRLARLAIDTGLEEMFMKPLKAEGLMGELEKSAAGRDWLAEMEKARYPWFYISTGTGWYHHHISWNDNLDIPFDAIRMHITSLKEGKEVGRPTEKLVKERDRIVEEYRKLIKTDDDREAFEQSLAVARTVFPYVEDHLFYIEHWFHSIFWGKVRQIGRILQKEGFIGDVEDIWYLKRDEIKQALWDYCTAWATGVKPRGPSYWPKEVSWRKEVYKKFREWVPPPALGVPPDVVTEPFTIVLWGVTTDVLGEWLKGGSDGEEEVREFKGSPGSSGLVEGRARVLRNVSELSDLKEGEILVATTTSPSWAPAFVKIAGAVTDVGGPMCHAAIVCREYGLPTVVGTGKATHLIKTGDLIRIDGDSGVVTILEKA